In the genome of Dryobates pubescens isolate bDryPub1 chromosome 18, bDryPub1.pri, whole genome shotgun sequence, one region contains:
- the LOC104306351 gene encoding thymosin beta-15A homolog — translation MCDKPDLSEVEKFDKKKLKKTNTEEKNTLPSKETIEQEKECVKSS, via the exons ATGTGCGACAAACCAGACCTCTCGGAGGTGGAGAAATTCGACAagaagaagctgaagaaaaCCAACACGGAGGAGAAGAACACGCTGCCCTCCAAGGAGA CTATTGAGCAGGAGAAGGAATGTGTGAAGTCCTCATAG
- the RAB9B gene encoding ras-related protein Rab-9B, with amino-acid sequence MSGKSLLLKVILLGDGGVGKSSLMNRYVTNKFDSQAFHTIGVEFLNRDLEVDGRFVTLQIWDTAGQERFKSLRTPFYRGADCCLLTFSVDDRQSFENLSNWQKEFVYYADVKDPERFPFVVLGNKIDKNERQVSTEEARAWCMENGNYPYLETSAKDDTNVAVAFEEAVRQVLAVEEQLEHCMLGHTIDLHSSSKSGSSCC; translated from the coding sequence ATGAGTGGGAAGTCCTTGCTCTTAAAAGTCATTCTGCTTGGGGATGGTGGGGTTGGGAAGAGCTCCCTCATGAACCGCTATGTCACCAACAAGTTTGACTCGCAGGCTTTCCACACCATCGGGGTGGAGTTCTTGAACCGGGACCTGGAGGTGGATGGGCGTTTTGTGACCCTCCAGATCTGGGACACTGCGGGGCAGGAGAGATTCAAGAGCCTGAGGACTCCCTTTTACAGGGGAGcagactgctgcctgctgacctTCAGCGTGGATGACCGGCAGAGCTTTGAGAACCTCAGTAACTGGCAGAAGGAGTTTGTCTATTACGCTGATGTGAAGGACCCTGAGCGCTTTCCGTTTGTAGTCCTGGGCAACAAGATAGACAAAAACGAGAGACAAGTGAGCACTGAGGAGGCCAGGGCCTGGTGCATGGAGAACGGTAACTATCCATACCTGGAGACTAGTGCCAAGGATGACACCAATGTGGCGGTGGCCTTTGAGGAGGCTGTGCGCCAGGTGCTGGcagtggaggagcagctggagcactgcatgctGGGCCACACCATTGACCTGCACTCCAGCTCCAAATCGGGCTCCTCCTGCTGTTAA